Proteins from a genomic interval of Geotrypetes seraphini chromosome 7, aGeoSer1.1, whole genome shotgun sequence:
- the LOC117364241 gene encoding actin-like protein 7A produces the protein MSSKRFMTSTSVPVAIPQQGPAKRAVLIREGIKSKGKCLPVPLPVGKLVKTTLPVIMDIGTGYCKAGYAGQQKPSYVISSTIGKPLQETVKTGDNRKETYVGHELANASIPLKRVNPLRHGIVVNWDWLHEIWEYIFHTKMKILPEEHAVLISDPPLSPTTNREKYAEMMFETFNVPAMHIAYQSRLSMYSYGRTTGLVVECGHGVSHVVPMYEGYTLPHITERIDFAGADITQYLLELLNQSGNMFKEEHIPLVEDIKNKCCYVASEIHYEIGLPFREYLVDYELPDGHLLTIGKERFVCPEALFKPSIIGFNQPSLHAVTISCLNKCDASIRKDMIKNVLLCGGTTMLDGFPQRFQKELNKLSPFDKPALEYCSERKYSVWTGGSILASLKAFQQLWVYRKEYNEQGPFIMFKKCF, from the coding sequence ATGTCGTCAAAAAGATTTATGACATCAACGTCTGTACCAGTAGCAATACCACAACAAGGCCCTGCAAAAAGAGCTGTCTTGATCAGAGAAGGTATCAAATCTAAAGGAAAATGTTTGCCAGTACCACTCCCAGTAGGAAAGTTAGTAAAGACGACCTTGCCAGTTATCATGGACATAGGAACAGGATATTGCAAAGCTGGATATGCTGGGCAACAAAAGCCTTCATATGTGATTTCATCTACTATAGGAAAACCTCTTCAAGAGACTGTTAAAACAGGGGATAACAGAAAAGAAACCTATGTCGGACATGAGCTTGCAAATGCTAGCATACCACTAAAACGTGTTAATCCATTGAGACATGGCATAGTGGTAAATTGGGACTGGTTGCATGAAATTTGGGAATACATTTTTCACACAAAAATGAAGATCCTTCCGGAAGAGCATGCTGTCCTAATATCAGATCCTCCACTAAGTCCTACTACAAACAGGGAGAAATATGCAGAGATGATGTTTGAAACTTTTAATGTGCCAGCAATGCATATTGCTTACCAGTCCCGGTTGTCTATGTATTCTTATGGTAGGACCACAGGTTTAGTTGTTGAATGTGGTCATGGTGTTTCTCATGTGGTACCTATGTATGAAGGTTACACTTTGCCCCACATTACAGAGAGAATAGACTTCGCTGGGGCTGATATCACCCAATACTTGTTAGAGTTGCTAAATCAGTCTGGAAACATGTTTAAAGAAGAACACATTCCCTTGGTAGAAGACATCAAAAATAAATGTTGCTATGTTGCTTCAGAGATCCACTATGAAATTGGTTTGCCTTTCAGGGAATATTTAGTAGATTATGAACTTCCAGACGGGCATCTCCTGACCATTggaaaggaaagatttgtttgtcCGGAAGCTCTTTTCAAACCATCTATCATAGGTTTTAACCAACCAAGCCTTCACGCTGTAACTATCAGTTGTCTTAATAAATGTGATGCCTCTATCAGGAAGGATATGATAAAAAATGTCTTGCTTTGTGGTGGTACTACCATGCTAGATGGGTTTCCACAACGTTTTCAAAAGGAACTGAATAAGTTATCGCCATTTGACAAGCCAGCTTTGGAATattgttcagaaaggaaatattCTGTCTGGACTGGTGGCTCAATCTTGGCTTCACTGAAGGCCTTTCAGCAACTCTGGGTCTATAGGAAAGAATACAATGAGCAGGGACCATTTATTATgttcaaaaaatgtttctga